One window of Neptuniibacter halophilus genomic DNA carries:
- the speD gene encoding adenosylmethionine decarboxylase yields the protein MPTTRKIKLQGFNNLTKSLSFCIYDVCYAQTAEQKAEYIAYIDEQYNADRLTEILSECCEIIGANILNVARQDYDPQGASVTILVAEEPVKDANNVDTTEKPGPLPDSVVAHLDKSHICVHTYPEAHPDDGICTFRADIEVSTCGIISPLKALNYLIHQLESDIVTVDYRVRGFTRDIHGVKHYIDHDINSIQNFFTADIHDQYQMLDVNVYQENIFHTKMMLKDFNLNTYLFGTTKEELPASEVQDITDRLYKEMNEIFYGRNMPDMKLKQP from the coding sequence TTGCCTACCACCAGAAAAATCAAGCTGCAGGGTTTTAACAATCTGACCAAAAGCCTGAGCTTCTGCATCTATGATGTTTGTTACGCACAAACGGCTGAACAGAAAGCCGAATACATTGCGTACATTGATGAACAGTACAATGCCGACCGCCTGACCGAAATCCTCAGCGAATGCTGCGAGATCATCGGCGCCAACATTCTGAATGTTGCACGACAGGATTACGATCCGCAGGGCGCCAGCGTAACAATTCTGGTGGCTGAAGAACCGGTCAAAGACGCTAACAACGTCGACACCACCGAGAAACCCGGCCCTCTGCCCGACTCCGTGGTAGCCCATCTGGATAAGAGCCATATCTGCGTTCACACTTACCCTGAAGCACATCCGGATGACGGTATCTGTACCTTCCGCGCCGATATTGAAGTGTCTACCTGCGGTATTATTTCACCGCTGAAAGCGCTGAACTATCTGATCCATCAACTGGAATCGGATATCGTCACCGTGGACTACCGGGTGCGTGGTTTTACCCGTGATATTCACGGCGTGAAACACTACATCGATCACGATATCAACTCGATCCAGAACTTCTTCACGGCCGATATCCACGACCAGTACCAGATGCTGGACGTGAATGTTTATCAGGAAAACATCTTCCACACCAAGATGATGCTGAAGGACTTCAACCTGAACACCTACCTGTTCGGCACCACCAAAGAGGAACTGCCGGCGTCAGAGGTACAGGATATTACCGATCGCCTCTATAAAGAGATGAACGAGATCTTCTACGGCCGCAATATGCCGGATATGAAACTGAAGCAGCCTTAA
- the phaC gene encoding class III poly(R)-hydroxyalkanoic acid synthase subunit PhaC produces MSGFNLDPALISNELFEFNRKLLKSYNTLAQLKEVDVDSTPYEVIYTEDKMRLRYYSARGEKRCTTPLLICYALVNRPYMIDLESKRSMLQRLLELGLDVYLIDWGYPDPADRYLDLDDYINEYLNNCVAATCQHAGSEQTNLLGICQGGTFSLCYTALNPARIKNLITMVTPVDFQTEDNLLYHLAKYVDADLAVETYGNIPGSMLNDSYNSLMPMRLGVQKNLGMPNQLENRESALSFLRMEKWIYDSPDQAGEAFRQFITQFFQQNKLIKAEAMIGEYRVDLKQISQPVLNIYGSFDHLVPPKASTALKPLISSDDYQELEVRAGHIGVFVSGKSQTQVAPAIVEWLAERD; encoded by the coding sequence ATGAGTGGATTCAATCTGGACCCGGCCCTGATCAGCAACGAGCTGTTTGAGTTCAATCGTAAGCTGCTGAAAAGCTACAATACGCTGGCGCAACTCAAGGAAGTGGATGTCGACTCCACCCCCTACGAGGTGATCTACACCGAGGACAAGATGCGCCTGCGCTACTACAGTGCCCGCGGTGAAAAACGCTGCACCACCCCGCTACTGATCTGCTATGCGCTGGTTAACCGGCCCTATATGATCGATCTGGAAAGCAAACGCTCCATGCTGCAGCGCCTGCTGGAACTGGGCCTGGATGTTTACCTGATCGACTGGGGCTACCCGGACCCGGCAGACCGTTATCTGGATCTCGACGACTATATCAACGAATACCTGAATAACTGCGTTGCCGCCACCTGCCAGCATGCCGGCAGCGAACAAACCAACCTGCTCGGTATTTGTCAGGGCGGCACCTTCAGTCTTTGCTATACCGCGCTGAATCCGGCGCGGATCAAAAACCTGATCACCATGGTCACCCCAGTGGATTTTCAGACCGAAGATAACCTGCTGTACCATCTGGCCAAGTACGTGGATGCAGACCTAGCCGTTGAAACCTATGGCAATATTCCGGGCAGCATGCTGAATGACTCCTACAACTCTCTGATGCCGATGCGCCTCGGCGTACAGAAGAACCTGGGCATGCCCAACCAACTGGAAAACCGCGAGAGCGCGCTCAGCTTTCTGCGCATGGAAAAGTGGATCTACGACAGCCCGGATCAGGCCGGTGAAGCATTCCGCCAGTTTATTACCCAGTTTTTTCAGCAGAACAAACTGATCAAAGCGGAAGCGATGATCGGCGAGTACCGGGTCGACCTGAAACAGATCAGCCAGCCGGTACTTAACATCTATGGCAGCTTTGACCATCTGGTACCACCCAAAGCCTCAACCGCACTGAAACCACTGATCAGCTCAGACGATTATCAGGAGCTTGAGGTCCGGGCCGGGCATATCGGCGTGTTTGTTTCCGGAAAATCGCAAACTCAGGTCGCTCCCGCTATAGTTGAATGGCTTGCTGAACGCGACTAA